Proteins from one bacterium genomic window:
- a CDS encoding transposase — translation MGSPSQVSVSLDGPLPGDRHRWAGQPVPEPAPTAPDDPGLRPNELWHVDIKGPFFINLSGRGYIKTWIVGLVDDHSRFVIGLRILTETKAAPILRWLDECFELCGRPLQLMSDNGLPFVV, via the coding sequence ATCGGGAGTCCCTCGCAGGTCTCTGTATCGCTGGATGGTCCGTTACCAGGAGACCGGCATCGATGGGCTGGTCAACCGGTCCCGGAGCCCGCTCCAACTGCGCCCGACGATCCCGGCCTGCGACCCAACGAGCTCTGGCACGTCGACATCAAGGGTCCGTTCTTCATCAACCTCAGCGGCAGGGGTTACATCAAGACCTGGATCGTTGGCCTGGTCGACGACCATTCGCGCTTCGTGATCGGACTTCGAATCCTGACCGAAACCAAGGCGGCGCCCATCCTTCGATGGCTCGACGAATGCTTTGAGCTGTGCGGCCGGCCGCTGCAACTGATGAGCGATAACGGCCTTCCCTTCGTCGTCTAA
- a CDS encoding ABC transporter ATP-binding protein yields MAGAAHILSNVSATIERGEWVTVIGPNGAGKTTLLRAIAGLLAFAGQVLVEGRSVQGSTRRQISRQIALVPQHPQTPSELTVAEYVLLGRTPHIRYFATETRIDRLAAERAIARLRLGQFTDRPLGSLSGGELQRVVLARALAQEAPILLLDEPTSALDLGRQQDALELLDELRRDPGLTVLSAMHDLSLAGQYADRLLMLDGGRVVAEGKPNAVLLEDVIAAHYDAKVRVTCEDGAVIVLPRREERRWVH; encoded by the coding sequence ATGGCCGGTGCCGCCCACATCTTGTCCAACGTCTCGGCGACCATCGAACGGGGTGAGTGGGTGACGGTGATCGGGCCCAACGGCGCCGGCAAGACGACCCTTTTGCGAGCGATCGCCGGGCTGCTCGCCTTTGCCGGTCAGGTGCTCGTCGAAGGCCGGTCCGTCCAGGGCAGCACCCGGCGTCAGATTTCGCGTCAGATCGCGCTGGTGCCGCAGCACCCTCAGACCCCAAGCGAGCTGACGGTCGCCGAGTACGTGCTGCTCGGCCGGACTCCGCATATCCGCTATTTCGCGACGGAGACGCGGATCGATCGCCTCGCCGCCGAGCGAGCGATCGCGCGCCTTCGTCTGGGTCAATTCACCGATCGCCCTCTGGGTTCATTGAGTGGAGGTGAGCTGCAGCGCGTGGTGCTGGCTCGCGCGCTCGCGCAGGAGGCGCCGATTCTGCTCCTCGACGAGCCGACCAGCGCACTCGACCTGGGCCGCCAGCAGGACGCGCTGGAGCTGCTTGACGAGCTGCGCCGCGACCCCGGACTCACCGTCCTGTCCGCCATGCATGACCTCAGCCTGGCTGGGCAGTACGCAGACCGGCTGCTCATGCTCGATGGCGGCCGCGTGGTGGCTGAGGGCAAGCCCAACGCGGTGTTGTTGGAGGACGTGATTGCCGCGCACTACGACGCCAAGGTCCGGGTCACCTGCGAGGACGGCGCCGTAATCGTCCTGCCGCGACGCGAGGAGCGGCGATGGGTGCACTGA
- a CDS encoding helix-turn-helix domain-containing protein: MPEAYETTASDPRRGVRRHHYQEGPGFLFLATQNGRPTMEHQAGPGLEGVRRRMRTVKRALEAGVETASRESGVPRRSLYRWMVRYQETGIDGLVNRSRSPLQLRPTIPACDPTSSGTSTSRVRSSSTSAAGVTSRPGSLAWSTTIRAS; encoded by the coding sequence GTGCCAGAAGCCTACGAAACCACCGCGTCCGACCCGCGCCGAGGGGTTCGGCGCCACCACTACCAGGAGGGGCCCGGTTTCCTTTTCCTGGCCACTCAGAACGGCCGGCCGACTATGGAGCATCAGGCCGGGCCTGGCCTTGAGGGAGTGCGGCGAAGGATGCGAACTGTGAAGCGAGCCTTGGAGGCTGGCGTGGAGACGGCGAGTCGAGAATCGGGAGTCCCTCGCAGGTCTCTGTATCGCTGGATGGTCCGTTACCAGGAGACCGGCATCGATGGGCTGGTCAACCGGTCCCGGAGCCCGCTCCAACTGCGCCCGACGATCCCGGCCTGCGACCCAACGAGCTCTGGCACGTCGACATCAAGGGTCCGTTCTTCATCAACCTCAGCGGCAGGGGTTACATCAAGACCTGGATCGTTGGCCTGGTCGACGACCATTCGCGCTTCGTGA
- the cobU gene encoding bifunctional adenosylcobinamide kinase/adenosylcobinamide-phosphate guanylyltransferase, with product MILLLGGARSGKSDTAARLAAGAGAPVTFIATAEPGDAEMAERIARHRAQRPTAWTTVETPLDLSSAVKAAPPADYVVVDCLTLWVSNLLGHGRTGSDVLAEARRVADLLRQRRAVVVSNEVGLGIVPANELARVFGDTLGGVNAIFAEAASRTLLMVAGRALALPSAEDALAAE from the coding sequence GTGATCCTGCTGCTGGGAGGGGCCCGGAGCGGAAAGTCGGACACGGCCGCCCGTCTCGCGGCCGGAGCCGGCGCGCCGGTGACGTTCATCGCCACCGCCGAACCTGGCGATGCCGAGATGGCCGAACGCATCGCCCGCCATCGCGCTCAACGCCCGACCGCATGGACGACCGTGGAGACGCCGCTGGACCTGTCTTCAGCCGTCAAAGCCGCGCCGCCGGCGGACTATGTGGTCGTCGATTGCCTGACGTTGTGGGTCTCCAACCTGTTGGGTCACGGCCGGACCGGTAGCGACGTGCTGGCTGAAGCGCGGCGCGTTGCCGATCTGCTGCGGCAACGCCGAGCCGTGGTCGTCAGCAATGAGGTCGGCCTCGGGATCGTGCCGGCGAACGAGCTTGCCCGCGTCTTCGGCGACACACTGGGCGGCGTGAATGCGATCTTTGCCGAGGCGGCCTCGCGGACTCTGCTCATGGTGGCGGGCCGGGCGCTGGCCCTGCCGTCGGCCGAAGACGCGCTGGCCGCGGAATGA
- a CDS encoding cobalamin-binding protein — translation MRMMRIVSMLPSATDIIAELDLLDSLVGISEDCNWPPEVAGKPIVARTRIDASGLTSAQIDQLVNDSKSESHSLYAVDAGLMSELKPDLVITQDLCEVCAVSSGDLTTACPIGVEVFSMNPRSFDDVVESVIALADKLGVHERGVAVADAMRAKVDAVRGAVAGRRRPRVFVAEWVDPPYGSGHWLPEMVEAAGGVNVLSKPGEYSFATTWQAVLAEKPDVIVLAACGFNLQQSLERTRDLRLPVRTIVVDGDAHFSRPAPRIADGIRQLAHLIHGDVVADPGLPYAELSLEKVGTPR, via the coding sequence ATGCGCATGATGAGGATCGTCTCCATGCTTCCAAGCGCGACGGACATCATCGCGGAGCTGGATCTGCTCGACTCGCTGGTCGGCATCTCGGAGGACTGCAACTGGCCCCCTGAGGTGGCGGGCAAGCCGATCGTGGCCCGCACCCGCATCGATGCCTCCGGCCTCACCAGCGCGCAGATCGACCAGCTCGTCAACGATTCCAAGTCGGAGAGCCATTCTCTGTATGCCGTCGACGCCGGGCTGATGAGCGAGCTGAAGCCTGACCTGGTGATCACCCAGGACCTCTGCGAGGTCTGCGCCGTCTCGAGCGGTGATTTGACGACTGCCTGCCCGATCGGCGTCGAAGTGTTCTCGATGAACCCGCGCAGCTTCGATGACGTCGTGGAGTCGGTGATCGCCCTCGCCGACAAGCTGGGCGTGCATGAGCGGGGAGTGGCCGTCGCCGACGCGATGCGCGCCAAGGTCGACGCGGTCCGCGGCGCGGTGGCGGGTCGCAGGCGTCCGCGTGTTTTCGTGGCCGAGTGGGTTGACCCGCCTTACGGGTCTGGCCACTGGCTGCCCGAGATGGTGGAAGCCGCCGGTGGTGTCAACGTGCTGAGCAAGCCGGGTGAGTACTCCTTTGCGACCACCTGGCAGGCCGTGCTGGCGGAAAAACCCGACGTGATCGTCCTGGCGGCATGTGGGTTCAACCTTCAGCAGTCGCTGGAGAGGACTCGTGACTTGCGTTTGCCGGTGAGGACGATAGTCGTCGACGGCGACGCACATTTTTCGCGACCGGCGCCTCGGATCGCCGACGGAATCCGGCAACTCGCGCACCTGATTCACGGCGACGTGGTGGCCGACCCAGGGCTGCCATACGCGGAGCTGTCGCTCGAAAAGGTCGGAACGCCCCGGTAA
- a CDS encoding cobyric acid synthase, producing the protein MVQGTSSSAGKSLITTALARAMHRRGIDVAPFKAQNMSNNARAVNGGEIGTAQYLQALAAGVEPDVLMNPVLVKPEGDDRSQVVILGQPDLELSRMPWRSRSPLLWPVIERSLRRLQAEHDLLLLEGAGSPAETNLREADLANMRTAAAAGARVVLVADIDRGGAFAHLYGTWAMLPDGERAMIAGFVLNKFRGDPALLPPAPEHLERLTGVRTLGVLPWLRHGLPDEDGAATPLDSHRRCSVAVVRYPTASNLDEFKQLEQVADVRWTNRAEDVEHSDFVVLPGSKHVAADIAWLVSTGIDEALKRRAGAGRPLLGICGGLQMLGQRIEDEADVDGSGDGLGLLPLRTTFTAAKHTDRVSTCFQPLSGPWAVLSGSSFAGYQIRHGRSITTAAVCEALPGGLGFINGSVLGVYVHGLFEEPGILMALFHDRPRRTLDQAFDELADAIEAHLDVPHLLREAGIR; encoded by the coding sequence ATGGTGCAGGGGACGTCCAGCTCGGCCGGCAAGAGCCTGATCACGACCGCGCTGGCGCGGGCGATGCATCGGCGTGGAATCGATGTGGCTCCCTTCAAAGCCCAGAACATGTCGAACAACGCGCGCGCCGTCAATGGCGGCGAGATCGGCACGGCTCAGTACCTGCAAGCGCTGGCCGCCGGAGTCGAGCCGGACGTCCTGATGAACCCGGTCCTGGTCAAACCTGAAGGTGACGACCGAAGCCAGGTGGTCATCCTGGGCCAACCCGACCTCGAGCTCAGCCGCATGCCGTGGCGATCGCGGTCACCGCTGCTGTGGCCGGTCATCGAGCGGTCATTGCGGCGGCTGCAGGCGGAGCACGACTTGCTGCTGCTCGAGGGCGCGGGCAGCCCCGCGGAAACCAACCTGCGGGAGGCCGACCTGGCCAACATGCGGACGGCGGCGGCGGCTGGGGCGCGGGTCGTGCTGGTGGCCGACATCGACCGCGGCGGTGCCTTCGCCCACCTCTATGGGACCTGGGCGATGCTCCCCGACGGTGAGCGGGCGATGATCGCCGGTTTCGTATTGAACAAGTTTCGGGGCGACCCGGCTCTGCTCCCGCCGGCTCCCGAGCACCTCGAGCGGTTGACCGGAGTGCGCACCCTCGGTGTGCTCCCGTGGTTGCGGCACGGGCTGCCGGACGAGGACGGCGCGGCGACTCCGCTCGACTCGCATCGCCGGTGCTCAGTCGCGGTGGTGCGATATCCGACCGCCTCCAACCTGGACGAATTCAAGCAGCTCGAGCAGGTGGCGGATGTGCGTTGGACCAATCGGGCCGAGGATGTCGAGCACAGCGACTTCGTCGTCCTGCCGGGCTCGAAGCACGTGGCGGCTGACATCGCGTGGCTCGTGAGCACCGGCATCGACGAGGCGCTGAAGAGGCGAGCCGGGGCAGGCAGGCCGCTCCTGGGGATTTGCGGCGGCTTGCAGATGCTGGGGCAGCGGATCGAGGACGAAGCTGACGTCGACGGCTCGGGCGACGGACTGGGCCTATTGCCGTTGCGCACGACATTCACCGCCGCCAAGCACACGGATCGGGTCTCGACATGCTTCCAGCCTCTCTCCGGACCGTGGGCGGTTTTGAGCGGGAGCTCCTTCGCGGGTTACCAGATCCGGCACGGTCGAAGCATCACCACGGCGGCTGTCTGTGAGGCCCTTCCCGGCGGGCTCGGATTCATCAACGGCTCGGTGCTCGGCGTCTACGTCCATGGACTGTTCGAGGAGCCGGGCATACTCATGGCTCTGTTTCACGACCGCCCTCGCCGCACCCTGGATCAGGCATTCGATGAACTTGCGGATGCCATCGAGGCGCACCTGGACGTTCCGCATCTGCTTCGCGAGGCGGGCATCCGATGA
- the cobO gene encoding cob(I)yrinic acid a,c-diamide adenosyltransferase, with the protein MNDVHKPGIAPPPRPPAPEVNPRSLVLVNTGDGKGKSTAAFGVVMRAVARDWRVCVIQFIKSDKWKVGEEKVARRLGVDWLKGGDGFTWESPDLDKSEGRAVAAWQLAAAAIAGGEYQLVVLDEITYPMNWGWIDSDAVIDAIRTRPDRVNVIATGRDAPQALIEVADTVTEMVKVRHAYDRGIRARRGIDF; encoded by the coding sequence ATGAACGACGTGCACAAGCCGGGCATCGCTCCGCCGCCGCGGCCGCCGGCGCCTGAGGTCAATCCGCGTTCGCTGGTTCTGGTCAACACCGGCGATGGCAAGGGGAAATCGACCGCGGCCTTCGGCGTGGTCATGCGTGCGGTGGCCCGCGATTGGCGTGTCTGCGTGATCCAGTTCATCAAGTCGGACAAGTGGAAGGTCGGCGAGGAGAAGGTCGCACGCCGGCTCGGCGTCGACTGGCTCAAGGGCGGCGATGGGTTCACCTGGGAGTCGCCCGACCTCGACAAGAGCGAGGGACGTGCGGTCGCCGCCTGGCAGCTCGCGGCGGCGGCGATTGCGGGCGGCGAATATCAGTTGGTCGTGCTGGACGAGATCACCTATCCGATGAACTGGGGTTGGATCGACAGCGACGCTGTGATCGATGCGATCCGGACGAGACCCGACCGCGTCAACGTGATCGCCACCGGCCGGGACGCCCCCCAAGCGCTGATCGAGGTCGCCGACACGGTGACCGAGATGGTCAAGGTGCGGCACGCATACGACCGCGGCATCCGAGCCCGCCGCGGCATCGATTTCTGA
- a CDS encoding ABC transporter substrate-binding protein has translation MVACGGSTPTTATSASSFPMSLTTAKGTVTIPHRPARIVSLSATATEDLYAVGAGTQVVAVDTYSTYPAQAPRTSLSGFKPNIEAIAKYQPDLVLAADDTDNLFEQLSKLQIPVLVEAPAADLNGVYGEINQIAQATGHSAQAASVVSGIKEQVNAIVRSVRPPAKPLKVYHELDQTYYSATSGTFIGQMYKLLGLQNIADAAPGGNDYPQLSAEYITSSDPDLIVLADTVCCGQSAATVATRPGWSAIRAVKTGAIVPVEDSIASQWGPRIVLLLQAVARAEKSVEGSTA, from the coding sequence ATGGTGGCCTGCGGCGGGAGCACCCCGACCACCGCCACCAGCGCCAGCTCATTTCCCATGTCGCTGACCACTGCGAAGGGCACGGTGACGATCCCCCACCGGCCGGCGCGCATCGTCTCGCTGTCGGCGACCGCGACTGAAGACCTCTATGCGGTCGGGGCTGGGACGCAGGTTGTCGCGGTCGATACCTACTCCACCTATCCCGCGCAGGCTCCTCGGACTTCGCTCTCCGGATTCAAGCCCAACATCGAGGCCATTGCCAAATACCAACCTGACCTGGTCCTGGCGGCCGACGATACGGACAATCTCTTCGAGCAGCTGAGCAAGCTGCAGATCCCGGTTCTGGTCGAAGCACCCGCCGCCGATTTGAACGGTGTCTACGGCGAGATCAACCAGATCGCGCAGGCAACCGGCCACTCGGCCCAGGCCGCATCCGTCGTGTCCGGCATCAAAGAACAGGTGAATGCGATCGTGCGGTCGGTGCGCCCGCCGGCCAAGCCATTGAAGGTTTACCACGAGCTCGATCAGACGTACTACTCGGCCACCTCGGGCACCTTCATCGGTCAGATGTACAAACTTCTCGGGCTTCAGAACATCGCCGACGCCGCACCCGGCGGCAATGACTATCCCCAACTATCGGCCGAGTACATCACTTCGAGCGACCCCGATCTGATCGTTCTCGCCGACACGGTGTGTTGTGGGCAGAGCGCGGCGACCGTCGCGACGCGGCCCGGTTGGAGTGCCATACGTGCGGTCAAGACTGGGGCGATTGTGCCCGTGGAAGACTCGATCGCGTCTCAGTGGGGGCCTCGCATAGTTCTGCTCTTGCAGGCGGTCGCCCGAGCAGAGAAGTCCGTCGAAGGATCGACGGCATAA
- the cobT gene encoding nicotinate-nucleotide--dimethylbenzimidazole phosphoribosyltransferase, translating to MDSKDRFDRPGLPAGFDDSRARERRDDPTGWRFDDDDLAAVMRVIAERRDIRRFRPDPIPDQLLRRLLEAAHQAPSVGLMQPWRFILVRSEETKAAMQAIAARERLVQSEHFDERARQYLDLKIEGIREAPLSICVCCDRDSGRGEVLGRHTIRDTDLYSTCLAIQNFWLAARAGGVGVGWVSFYRPDDVSALLHLPPSVVPVAWLCVGYPDERPSRPGLEAAGWERRRALEGFVFSEGWGEPEPSALNGAQVVAGPSRDLPELPEWWSAFAAPVVPGDAAAAIRIRDASDELVKPMGSLGGLETLVERWAMATGAPPPINPRVGILVVAADHGVARHSVSLYPARVGGQVAQAAARGETAIGVLARALGAELVVADVGLTGADRPGVLDHRVAAGSADITLGPAMTPQELRAGVAAGYSLASALAERSDVIVVGEIGIGNTTVAAALLAALTGLSPEAVCGRGTGLDAQGLERKRAIVAAALRVNSVNRADPLESLRRLGGHEFAALVGAMLAAAASRRPVLLDGFATGVAALVACRLQPAVRDYLIAGHRSAEPAHALVLTELGLEPLLDLRLRLGEASGAALALPLIGLAARLHAEMGRFDETGVERAPAQPSSS from the coding sequence ATGGATTCGAAAGACCGCTTCGACCGACCCGGCCTTCCCGCCGGCTTCGATGACTCGCGCGCCCGCGAACGCCGCGACGATCCCACCGGCTGGCGCTTCGACGACGACGATCTCGCGGCCGTCATGCGTGTGATCGCGGAGCGGCGTGACATCCGCCGCTTCCGTCCCGACCCGATTCCGGACCAGCTCCTGCGCCGGTTGCTCGAAGCGGCGCACCAGGCGCCTTCGGTCGGCCTCATGCAGCCCTGGCGTTTCATCCTGGTCCGCAGCGAGGAGACGAAAGCCGCGATGCAGGCGATCGCGGCTCGCGAGAGGCTGGTCCAGTCCGAGCACTTCGACGAGCGGGCCCGCCAGTACCTCGACTTGAAAATCGAAGGCATCCGGGAGGCGCCGCTGAGCATCTGCGTCTGCTGCGACCGCGACAGCGGCCGGGGCGAAGTTCTGGGCCGTCACACGATTCGCGACACGGACCTGTACAGCACGTGTCTGGCGATCCAGAACTTCTGGCTGGCCGCTCGCGCCGGGGGGGTCGGCGTCGGATGGGTGTCGTTCTATCGACCCGACGACGTCAGCGCTCTGCTTCATCTCCCTCCCAGCGTCGTGCCCGTCGCCTGGCTTTGCGTGGGCTATCCGGACGAGCGGCCCAGCCGGCCCGGCTTGGAGGCGGCGGGTTGGGAGCGCAGGCGGGCGCTGGAGGGATTCGTCTTCTCCGAGGGTTGGGGCGAGCCGGAGCCCTCCGCGCTGAACGGAGCGCAGGTGGTTGCGGGCCCATCGCGGGACCTCCCTGAGCTGCCGGAATGGTGGAGCGCATTCGCCGCCCCGGTCGTGCCCGGCGATGCCGCCGCGGCCATCCGCATCCGGGACGCCTCCGACGAGCTGGTCAAACCCATGGGCAGCCTCGGCGGCCTCGAGACGCTGGTCGAACGCTGGGCGATGGCGACCGGAGCGCCTCCACCGATCAATCCGCGAGTCGGCATCCTGGTGGTCGCGGCCGACCACGGTGTGGCCCGCCATTCGGTCAGCCTGTACCCGGCGCGCGTCGGCGGGCAGGTCGCGCAGGCGGCAGCACGTGGCGAAACCGCCATCGGAGTTCTGGCACGCGCCCTCGGCGCCGAGCTTGTCGTCGCCGATGTCGGCCTGACCGGCGCCGATCGGCCCGGCGTGCTCGATCATCGGGTGGCCGCGGGAAGCGCTGACATCACGCTCGGGCCCGCGATGACTCCGCAGGAGCTGAGAGCCGGCGTTGCCGCCGGGTACTCGTTGGCCTCGGCTCTGGCCGAGCGGAGCGATGTGATCGTGGTGGGCGAGATCGGAATCGGCAACACGACCGTGGCCGCGGCGCTCCTGGCCGCTCTGACCGGCTTATCGCCCGAGGCGGTTTGCGGCCGCGGCACCGGGCTGGACGCACAGGGCCTGGAGCGAAAGCGGGCAATCGTCGCCGCCGCGCTCCGAGTCAATTCAGTGAATCGGGCTGATCCACTCGAAAGCCTGCGCCGTCTCGGCGGACACGAGTTCGCGGCGCTGGTGGGCGCGATGCTGGCCGCCGCGGCGTCGCGCCGCCCGGTTCTTCTGGACGGTTTCGCCACCGGCGTCGCGGCCCTGGTCGCCTGCCGGCTCCAGCCCGCCGTCCGCGATTACCTGATCGCGGGCCATCGGTCCGCCGAACCGGCGCACGCGCTCGTGCTGACCGAGCTCGGGTTGGAGCCGCTGCTCGATCTGCGCCTACGTCTGGGCGAAGCGAGCGGAGCTGCACTGGCTCTGCCTTTGATCGGGCTTGCCGCCCGCCTGCATGCGGAGATGGGCCGCTTCGATGAGACCGGGGTCGAGCGTGCGCCGGCCCAGCCGTCCAGCTCGTGA
- a CDS encoding iron ABC transporter permease: protein MARPAQEPSSGIIKTCPLCEEQFECAQGRPGCWCETVVLERQTLAEIRAVAYGCVCPNCLSSFALRESVRRSGDGDGVDGSQAPAKAPPDIAVRSRGVSAVWAPVALGFLAGALLLGLGTGAASIGPASIIASLLAHIQVFHVSPPLSSVDDAILWQIRAPRVVLAALVGGMLAVAGSAYQGVFRNPLADPYLLGVAAGAGLGATLAIAYTAAGTDIGMLLPLAAFAGALIAVIAAYVLGRSAGGVRGTSTLILAGVIVALFMTAIQTFVQQQRSDTLRAVYSWILGGFGTADWHSVVVVVPYIAVSSVIILLHRRVLDVLSLGDEEAASLGIDVRRARLVIVLVATAGTAAAVAVSGLIGFVGIIIPHTIRLLVSPSYRAIVPLSLLAGAGFLILADALARTILSPAELPIGVVTAFFGAPFFAILLRTSRRTVM from the coding sequence ATGGCCAGGCCGGCCCAGGAACCGTCCAGCGGAATCATCAAGACGTGCCCGCTCTGCGAGGAGCAGTTCGAGTGCGCCCAAGGCCGGCCCGGCTGCTGGTGTGAGACGGTCGTCCTCGAGCGCCAGACGCTTGCGGAAATTCGCGCCGTGGCCTATGGATGCGTCTGTCCCAACTGCTTGTCCAGTTTCGCCCTAAGAGAATCGGTGCGGCGCAGCGGTGACGGCGATGGGGTGGACGGAAGTCAGGCGCCGGCCAAGGCACCGCCGGACATCGCGGTGCGCTCACGCGGGGTCTCAGCCGTATGGGCACCCGTCGCCCTGGGGTTTCTCGCCGGAGCGCTGCTCTTGGGCCTGGGCACCGGCGCCGCTTCGATCGGACCGGCATCGATCATCGCCTCACTGCTGGCGCACATCCAGGTATTCCACGTTTCGCCTCCGCTGAGCAGCGTCGATGACGCCATCCTCTGGCAGATCAGGGCTCCGCGCGTGGTGCTCGCCGCACTGGTGGGCGGAATGCTGGCCGTTGCGGGGTCCGCATACCAGGGTGTGTTTCGCAATCCACTCGCTGATCCTTATCTCTTGGGCGTCGCCGCGGGCGCCGGCCTGGGGGCGACGCTGGCCATCGCCTACACTGCCGCGGGGACCGACATCGGCATGCTCCTGCCGCTCGCCGCATTCGCGGGCGCGCTGATTGCCGTGATCGCCGCCTATGTGCTCGGCCGATCCGCCGGCGGGGTGCGTGGCACCAGCACTCTGATCCTGGCCGGGGTCATCGTCGCCCTGTTCATGACCGCGATCCAGACCTTCGTTCAACAGCAACGATCTGACACGTTGCGCGCGGTCTACTCCTGGATCCTGGGCGGGTTCGGGACCGCTGACTGGCACTCCGTCGTGGTGGTCGTGCCGTACATCGCCGTCAGCTCGGTGATCATCCTGCTGCATCGGCGCGTGCTCGACGTTCTCAGCTTGGGCGACGAGGAGGCAGCGAGCCTGGGAATCGACGTGCGTCGGGCCCGCCTGGTGATCGTGTTGGTGGCCACCGCCGGCACGGCGGCGGCGGTCGCGGTCAGCGGCTTGATCGGATTCGTCGGCATCATCATCCCGCACACGATTCGCCTGCTGGTGTCGCCGAGCTACCGAGCCATCGTTCCGCTCTCACTGCTTGCCGGCGCGGGGTTCCTCATCCTGGCTGATGCGCTGGCGCGCACGATCCTATCCCCGGCCGAGCTGCCGATCGGAGTCGTCACCGCCTTTTTCGGCGCCCCCTTCTTCGCGATCCTGCTGAGGACCTCGCGGAGGACTGTCATGTGA
- a CDS encoding cobyrinate a,c-diamide synthase translates to MDSRPLSAVVIGGTHSGVGKTTITLGMIGALRRRGLTVQPFKVGPDFIDPLHHGHAAGRPSRNLDGWMLSADTNRQRFAAATADADAVVIEGVMGLYDGSEGKSDRGSAAEMAKLLDLPVILVVDAGAMARSAAALIHGYVSFDPAVRVVGVILNNVGGAAHANMIRDAVGDSIAILGALPRVADLVIPERHLGLYLPHEGRQDFVEQAANLLEAHIDIDQLLRMTRIERRRAPLPAAQPEPRVRIGVARDEAFCFYYADNLELLAQAGAQLVEFSPIRDPMPSNLDGLYIGGGYPELHAQELAENSDATTAIREFAASGGPIYAECGGLMYLAEQLRLGDEVYPLCGILPFSTTMPGRLKLAYVEVETTGGLFGGGRSARGHVFHRSEISGDQPVARCYQTRTSRGEQGEEGYHHRNVLASYIHLHFASDPGLAVALVDRCEAFRSGAHALIS, encoded by the coding sequence TTGGATTCAAGACCGCTCAGCGCCGTCGTGATCGGCGGCACCCACAGCGGCGTCGGCAAAACGACGATCACGCTCGGCATGATCGGAGCGCTCCGCCGTCGCGGCCTGACCGTGCAGCCCTTCAAGGTCGGGCCCGACTTCATCGATCCACTGCACCACGGGCACGCGGCCGGCCGCCCATCCCGCAACCTCGACGGTTGGATGTTGAGCGCGGACACCAACCGGCAGCGGTTCGCGGCCGCGACAGCGGATGCCGACGCGGTCGTCATCGAAGGGGTCATGGGTCTCTACGACGGCAGTGAAGGCAAGAGCGACCGCGGCAGCGCGGCCGAGATGGCCAAGCTGCTGGACCTTCCGGTCATCCTCGTGGTCGACGCCGGCGCAATGGCCCGGAGTGCCGCTGCGCTCATTCATGGCTATGTGAGCTTCGACCCAGCCGTCCGAGTGGTAGGGGTCATCCTCAACAATGTCGGCGGCGCAGCCCACGCCAACATGATCCGCGACGCTGTCGGGGACAGCATCGCCATCCTGGGCGCCCTCCCGCGCGTGGCTGACCTGGTGATCCCCGAGCGCCACCTCGGCCTATACCTGCCCCACGAGGGGCGTCAGGACTTTGTCGAGCAGGCGGCGAACTTGCTCGAAGCCCACATCGACATCGACCAACTGCTCCGCATGACCAGGATCGAGCGGCGCCGTGCGCCCCTTCCGGCCGCCCAGCCTGAGCCGCGCGTTCGTATCGGAGTCGCCCGCGACGAGGCGTTTTGCTTCTACTACGCTGACAACCTCGAACTGCTGGCTCAGGCGGGAGCGCAGCTGGTCGAGTTCTCGCCAATCCGGGATCCGATGCCCTCCAACCTGGATGGCCTTTACATCGGTGGCGGGTATCCGGAGCTCCATGCCCAAGAGCTAGCCGAGAACAGTGACGCGACGACCGCAATCCGGGAATTCGCTGCCTCCGGCGGTCCGATCTACGCCGAGTGCGGTGGCCTGATGTACCTGGCCGAGCAGCTCCGCCTCGGCGATGAGGTGTACCCACTGTGCGGGATATTGCCGTTCAGCACGACGATGCCCGGGCGGCTCAAGCTTGCGTACGTCGAGGTCGAAACCACCGGCGGCCTGTTCGGCGGCGGTCGGAGCGCCCGGGGCCATGTGTTTCACCGCTCCGAGATCAGCGGCGACCAACCCGTTGCACGTTGCTACCAGACCCGAACCAGCAGGGGCGAGCAGGGCGAGGAGGGATACCACCATCGGAACGTCCTCGCCAGCTACATCCACCTGCACTTCGCCAGCGACCCCGGCCTCGCCGTCGCCCTTGTGGATCGCTGCGAGGCATTTCGCTCGGGCGCCCACGCCTTGATCTCGTAG